A single Amia ocellicauda isolate fAmiCal2 chromosome 9, fAmiCal2.hap1, whole genome shotgun sequence DNA region contains:
- the LOC136758812 gene encoding protein-glutamine gamma-glutamyltransferase 2 isoform X2 translates to MTENTDVLQQVDLQCWSNNHSHHTAEVDTERLLLRRGQPFTLSLRVNPPPRLTLVLHLGKDGNTVIKVSDSWGSGSGWWFRSESGQDELLLTVHSPPDAPVGLYHLTAVILDSDDLILQSMPLGQFHLLFNPWCKDDLVYLPEEEQLQEYILNESGLLYQGSWDQISAMPWDFGQFERDVVDICFQILDKSPAAQRNPQTDAFRRSDPVYVSRILTAMVNANDDLGVVSGRWDGDYSDGVAPTRWSGSVPILRQWSRGGAQRVRYGQCWVFSGVACTVLRCLGIPTRCVTNYSSAHDTDGNLTVDLYYSEQLDSLPGGKKDMIWNYHCWVESWMARPDLPPGYDGWQVLDPTPQERSNGVYCCGPCPVRAIKEGDVEVKYDVPFVFSEVNADLVCWVLHADGRRSQVSLQRHTVGRNISTKSVSGEQREDLTQHYKYPEGSAMERLVYKKAGRKLSLPDTSDRKLELGIRHAQAVHGTDFDVLVEVTNPSGQDAHAHLTISALAVTYNGIHLGECHRKSVSLTLPANIAHREVLRLQYEHYGNRLSEHHLIRVTALLEPNDGHDIVLHETNIPLSVPQLTVQLFGEAVVSQKLVAKITFVNPLPITLKGGVFTVEGAGLTQAQEIPALGEIRPGEEVSIKFSFKPFKPGPRKLLVDFDTDRLKDVKGFAKVIVRGTNM, encoded by the exons ATGTACTGCAACAAGTGGACCTGCAGTGCTGGTCCAATAACCACAGCCACCACACGGCGGAGGTGGACACGGAGCGGCTGCTGCTGCGTCGAGGGCAGCCCTTTACCCTGAGCCTCAGGGTGAACCCCCCGCCCCGGCTCACCCTCGTCCTGCACCTCG GGAAGGATGGGAACACTGTGATCAAGGTGTCTGACTCGTGGGGGTCGGGGAGTGGCTGGTGGTTCAGAAGCGAGTCTGGGCAGGACGAGCTGCTGCTGACCGTGCACAGCCCCCCCGACGCTCCGGTGGGACTGTACCATCTGACCGCTGTGATACTCGACTCGGACGACCTCATCCTGCAGAGCATGCCCCTTGGACAATTCCACCTGCTCTTCAACCCCTGGTGCAAAG ATGACTTGGTGTATCTACCAGAAGAGGAGCAGCTCCAGGAGTACATCCTGAACGAGAGCGGGCTGCTGTACCAGGGCTCCTGGGACCAGATCTCTGCAATGCCCTGGGACTTCGGACAG TTCGAGAGGGATGTGGTGGATATTTGCTTCCAAATCCTGGACAAGTCCCCCGCGGCTCAGAGGAACCCGCAAACTGACGCTTTCCGCAGGAGCGACCCGGTGTACGTCAGCAGGATCCTGACTGCCATG GTCAATGCCAATGATGACCTTGGCGTGGTGTCAGGCCGCTGGGACGGGGATTACTCTGATGGCGTGGCACCCACGCGCTGGTCGGGCAGCGTGCCTATCCTCCGGCAGTGGAGCCGCGGCGGGGCCCAGAGGGTGCGCTACGGGCAGTGCTGGGTCTTCTCAGGGGTCGCCTGCACCG TCCTGCGCTGTCTGGGTATCCCCACTCGCTGTGTCACCAACTACTCCTCCGCTCACGACACAGACGGCAACCTGACTGTGGACCTCTACTACAGTGAGCAGCTGGACAGCCTGCCGGGCGGCAAGAAGGATATGATCTG GAATTACCACTGCTGGGTCGAGTCCTGGATGGCGAGGCCAGACCTGCCCCCGGGGTACGACGGCTGGCAGGTGCTGGACCCCACCCCCCAGGAGAGGAGCAATG gaGTGTACTGCTGCGGGCCGTGCCCAGTTCGGGCGATCAAGGAGGGCGACGTGGAGGTGAAGTATGACGTCCCATTCGTGTTCTCAGAGGTCAACGCTGACCTGGTGTGCTGGGTCCTGCACGCGGACGGGCGGCGCTCCCAGGTGTCTCTGCAGCGCCACACAGTGGGCAGGAACATCAGCACCAAGAGCGTGTCTGGGGAGCAGAGGGAGGATCTCACCCAGCACTACAAATACCCTGAGG GCTCGGCAATGGAGAGGCTAGTGTACAAGAAGGCGGGCAGGAAGCTGTCTCTGCCAGACACCTCAGACAGGAAGCTGGAGCTGGGGATCCGGCATGCCCAGGCGGTGCACGGCACTGACTTCGATGTGCTGGTGGAGGTGACCAACCCGAGCGGACAGGACGCCCACGCACACCTCACCATCTCCGCGCTGGCTGTCACCTATAATGGCATCCACCTGGGCGAGTGCCACAGGAAGAGTGTCAGCCTGACCCTGCCCGCCAACATCG CCCACAGGGAGGTGCTGCGGCTACAGTATGAGCATTATGGGAATCGGCTATCCGAGCACCACTTGATCCGGGTCACAGCACTCCTGGAGCCCAACGACGGCCACGACATTGTCCTGCATGAGACCAACATCCCGCTCAGCGTCCCGCAGCTCACTGTGCAG TTGTTTGGAGAGGCTGTAGTGTCTCAGAAGCTGGTGGCCAAGATCACCTTTGTCAACCCGCTACCCATCACTTTGAAGGGGGGCGTGTTCACTGTGGAGGGGGCAGGACTCACACAGGCACAGGAAATACCAGCact GGGGGAGATCCGCCCAGGAGAGGAGGTGTCCATCAAGTTCTCCTTCAAACCCTTCAAGCCAGGCCCCCGAAAGCTGCTGGTGGACTTCGATACGGACCGGCTGAAAGATGTCAAAGGCTTTGCCAAAGTTATAGTGAGGGGCACAAATATGTGA
- the LOC136758812 gene encoding protein-glutamine gamma-glutamyltransferase 2 isoform X1 produces the protein MTENTDVLQQVDLQCWSNNHSHHTAEVDTERLLLRRGQPFTLSLRVNPPPRLTLVLHLGKDGNTVIKVSDSWGSGSGWWFRSESGQDELLLTVHSPPDAPVGLYHLTAVILDSDDLILQSMPLGQFHLLFNPWCKDDLVYLPEEEQLQEYILNESGLLYQGSWDQISAMPWDFGQFERDVVDICFQILDKSPAAQRNPQTDAFRRSDPVYVSRILTAMVNANDDLGVVSGRWDGDYSDGVAPTRWSGSVPILRQWSRGGAQRVRYGQCWVFSGVACTVLRCLGIPTRCVTNYSSAHDTDGNLTVDLYYSEQLDSLPGGKKDMIWNYHCWVESWMARPDLPPGYDGWQVLDPTPQERSNGVYCCGPCPVRAIKEGDVEVKYDVPFVFSEVNADLVCWVLHADGRRSQVSLQRHTVGRNISTKSVSGEQREDLTQHYKYPEGSAMERLVYKKAGRKLSLPDTSDRKLELGIRHAQAVHGTDFDVLVEVTNPSGQDAHAHLTISALAVTYNGIHLGECHRKSVSLTLPANIGNITPGTACHSVSQSHTLQQRGSCILWGPHSHRCLCISLKIFAHREVLRLQYEHYGNRLSEHHLIRVTALLEPNDGHDIVLHETNIPLSVPQLTVQLFGEAVVSQKLVAKITFVNPLPITLKGGVFTVEGAGLTQAQEIPALGEIRPGEEVSIKFSFKPFKPGPRKLLVDFDTDRLKDVKGFAKVIVRGTNM, from the exons ATGTACTGCAACAAGTGGACCTGCAGTGCTGGTCCAATAACCACAGCCACCACACGGCGGAGGTGGACACGGAGCGGCTGCTGCTGCGTCGAGGGCAGCCCTTTACCCTGAGCCTCAGGGTGAACCCCCCGCCCCGGCTCACCCTCGTCCTGCACCTCG GGAAGGATGGGAACACTGTGATCAAGGTGTCTGACTCGTGGGGGTCGGGGAGTGGCTGGTGGTTCAGAAGCGAGTCTGGGCAGGACGAGCTGCTGCTGACCGTGCACAGCCCCCCCGACGCTCCGGTGGGACTGTACCATCTGACCGCTGTGATACTCGACTCGGACGACCTCATCCTGCAGAGCATGCCCCTTGGACAATTCCACCTGCTCTTCAACCCCTGGTGCAAAG ATGACTTGGTGTATCTACCAGAAGAGGAGCAGCTCCAGGAGTACATCCTGAACGAGAGCGGGCTGCTGTACCAGGGCTCCTGGGACCAGATCTCTGCAATGCCCTGGGACTTCGGACAG TTCGAGAGGGATGTGGTGGATATTTGCTTCCAAATCCTGGACAAGTCCCCCGCGGCTCAGAGGAACCCGCAAACTGACGCTTTCCGCAGGAGCGACCCGGTGTACGTCAGCAGGATCCTGACTGCCATG GTCAATGCCAATGATGACCTTGGCGTGGTGTCAGGCCGCTGGGACGGGGATTACTCTGATGGCGTGGCACCCACGCGCTGGTCGGGCAGCGTGCCTATCCTCCGGCAGTGGAGCCGCGGCGGGGCCCAGAGGGTGCGCTACGGGCAGTGCTGGGTCTTCTCAGGGGTCGCCTGCACCG TCCTGCGCTGTCTGGGTATCCCCACTCGCTGTGTCACCAACTACTCCTCCGCTCACGACACAGACGGCAACCTGACTGTGGACCTCTACTACAGTGAGCAGCTGGACAGCCTGCCGGGCGGCAAGAAGGATATGATCTG GAATTACCACTGCTGGGTCGAGTCCTGGATGGCGAGGCCAGACCTGCCCCCGGGGTACGACGGCTGGCAGGTGCTGGACCCCACCCCCCAGGAGAGGAGCAATG gaGTGTACTGCTGCGGGCCGTGCCCAGTTCGGGCGATCAAGGAGGGCGACGTGGAGGTGAAGTATGACGTCCCATTCGTGTTCTCAGAGGTCAACGCTGACCTGGTGTGCTGGGTCCTGCACGCGGACGGGCGGCGCTCCCAGGTGTCTCTGCAGCGCCACACAGTGGGCAGGAACATCAGCACCAAGAGCGTGTCTGGGGAGCAGAGGGAGGATCTCACCCAGCACTACAAATACCCTGAGG GCTCGGCAATGGAGAGGCTAGTGTACAAGAAGGCGGGCAGGAAGCTGTCTCTGCCAGACACCTCAGACAGGAAGCTGGAGCTGGGGATCCGGCATGCCCAGGCGGTGCACGGCACTGACTTCGATGTGCTGGTGGAGGTGACCAACCCGAGCGGACAGGACGCCCACGCACACCTCACCATCTCCGCGCTGGCTGTCACCTATAATGGCATCCACCTGGGCGAGTGCCACAGGAAGAGTGTCAGCCTGACCCTGCCCGCCAACATCGGTAACATCACTCCTGGCACAGCATGTCACAGTGTATCACAATCACACACCCTTCAGCAGAGAGGGTCCTGCATCCTGTGGGGTCCTCACAGCCACAGGTGTCTCTGCATAAGCCTGAAAATCTTTG CCCACAGGGAGGTGCTGCGGCTACAGTATGAGCATTATGGGAATCGGCTATCCGAGCACCACTTGATCCGGGTCACAGCACTCCTGGAGCCCAACGACGGCCACGACATTGTCCTGCATGAGACCAACATCCCGCTCAGCGTCCCGCAGCTCACTGTGCAG TTGTTTGGAGAGGCTGTAGTGTCTCAGAAGCTGGTGGCCAAGATCACCTTTGTCAACCCGCTACCCATCACTTTGAAGGGGGGCGTGTTCACTGTGGAGGGGGCAGGACTCACACAGGCACAGGAAATACCAGCact GGGGGAGATCCGCCCAGGAGAGGAGGTGTCCATCAAGTTCTCCTTCAAACCCTTCAAGCCAGGCCCCCGAAAGCTGCTGGTGGACTTCGATACGGACCGGCTGAAAGATGTCAAAGGCTTTGCCAAAGTTATAGTGAGGGGCACAAATATGTGA
- the exosc6 gene encoding exosome complex component MTR3 → MPVDTKRVRGPDESQSPLLFVPPTTKTPAPPSEAREDGRRRGQADVRPMFARCGLVSQAKGSAYIEAGSTKLICSVYGPRETERKDDVDMKTGRLVCDFRFAPFSCQKRGAWIQGSGEKDLSLGLLESLQPAVCLHKYPRSQVEVNVVVLENDGSVLSHAVTCAALALADAGIEMYDLVLGCALRQDGPTYLLDPTFPEESGAWAAGYGDNQGRVSVALLPSLNQVSGLQSDGEMGEDTLVEAVRACIEGCHRLYPVIQQTLLKAVRRKAPPAQA, encoded by the coding sequence ATGCCGGTAGACACTAAACGAGTGCGGGGTCCGGACGAGTCCCAGTCCCCGTTACTGTTCGTCCCCCCGACCACCAAGACACCAGCTCCGCCGTCGGAGGCCAGGGAGGACGGCAGGCGGCGGGGACAGGCGGACGTGCGGCCGATGTTCGCACGATGCGGGCTGGTCAGCCAGGCCAAGGGGTCTGCCTACATCGAAGCCGGGAGCACCAAGCTCATCTGCTCCGTGTACGGGCCCCGGGAGACCGAGAGGAAGGACGACGTGGACATGAAAACCGGGAGGCTGGTCTGTGACTTTCGCTTCGCCCCTTTCTCCTGCCAGAAACGGGGCGCCTGGATCCAGGGCAGCGGGGAGAAGGACCTGTCGCTGGGCCTGCTGGAGAGCCTGCAGCCTGCGGTCTGCCTGCACAAATACCCCCGCTCGCAGGTGGAGGTGAACGTGGTGGTGCTGGAGAACGACGGCTCGGTTCTGTCCCACGCCGTCACTTGCGCGGCCCTGGCCCTGGCGGACGCCGGTATCGAGATGTACGACCTGGTCCTGGGCTGCGCTCTGAGACAGGACGGGCCCACCTACCTCCTGGACCCCACCTTCCCCGAGGAGAGCGGCGCCTGGGCGGCCGGGTACGGCGACAACCAGGGCCGGGTGAGTGTGGCGCTGCTGCCCAGTCTGAACCAGGTGTCCGGGCTGCAGTCGGACGGCGAGATGGGGGAGGACACTTTGGTGGAAGCGGTGCGGGCCTGCATCGAGGGGTGCCACCGCCTGTACCCCGTGATCCAGCAGACTCTATTAAAGGCGGTACGAAGAAAAGCCCCTCCGGCCCAGGCGTGA
- the LOC136758811 gene encoding alanine--tRNA ligase, cytoplasmic, giving the protein MDSTLTAVQIREKFIDYFRRHEHQYVHSSATIPLDDPTLLFANAGMNQFKPIFLNTIDPSHPMARLRRAANTQKCIRAGGKHNDLDDVGKDVYHHTFFEMLGSWSFGDYFKHLACEMALELLTKEFGIPIERLYVTYFGGHEEAGLEPDLECKQIWLDLGMDESRILPGSMKDNFWEMGDTGPCGPCSEIHFDRIGGRDAAHLVNMDDPNVLEIWNLVFIQFNRESETELKPLPKKSIDTGMGLERLVSVLQNKMSNYDTDLFVPYFEAIQKGTGARPYSGKVGAEDVDGIDMAYRVLADHARTITIALSDGGRPDNTGRGYVLRRILRRAVRYSHEKLGASRGFFASLVDVVVESLGDAFPELRKDPDMVKDVINEEEVQFLKTLTRGRRILDRKIQSLGESKIIPGDTAWLLYDTYGFPLDLTVLIAEERGMTIDLESFEEEKKAAQLKSQGRGAGDEDHIMLDIYAIEELRNKGIAATDDSPKYGYSSDSSGNYVYEPAVGTVQALRRERQFVEEATTGQECGVLLDRTSFYAEQGGQTFDEGYLLREDDSAEDKMEFTVKNVQVRGGYVLHVGTVYGSLRVGDRVTLQVDEPRRRLIMSNHTATHILNFSLRGVLGEADQRGSLVAPDRLRFDFTAKGAMSTDEVHRVEDIANVLISDAKPVYAMEAPLAAAKAIQGLRAVFDETYPDPVRVVSIGLPVPDLLADPSSPAGSLTSIEFCGGTHLQNSGHAAPFVIVSEEAIAKGIRRIVAVTGPEAQKAQRKADSLRQSLSALGAKVKGQTTPNKDVQKEIADMTEALGVAVISQWQKDEMREELKGLKKTMDDLDRASKADVQKRVLDKTKQLIESSPNQPLLVLEMESGASAKALNESLKLLKTQSPQTAAMLFAVDNEAGKIICLCQVPKEVASRGLKASEWVQELCPLLDGKGGGKDMSAQATGRNTQCLQEALQLANDFANLKLGDLKN; this is encoded by the exons ATGGACTCGACGCTGACCGCCGTACAGATCCGTGAGAAGTTCATCGACTACTTCCGGAGACATGAACACCAGTATGTCCATTCCTCGGCCACCATCCCCCTGGACGACCCCACGCTGCTCTTTGCCAACGCCGGCATGAACCAG TTCAAGCCGATCTTCCTCAACACCATCGACCCCTCCCACCCCATGGCCAGGCTGCGCCGCGCTGCCAACACGCAGAAGTGCATCCGCGCGGGCGGCAAGCACAACGACCTGGACGACGTGGGCAAGGATGTCTACCACCACACCTTCTTCGAGATGCTGGGCTCCTGGTCCTTCGGGGACTACTTCAAG CACCTGGCATGTGAGATGGCTCTGGAGCTGCTGACGAAGGAGTTTGGGATCCCCATCGAGCGGCTGTACGTCACCTACTTCGGGGGCCACGAGGAGGCCGGGCTGGAGCCGGACCTGGAGTGCAAGCAGATCTGGCTGGACCTAGG TATGGACGAGAGCCGTATCCTGCCCGGCAGCATGAAGGACAATTTCTGGGAGATGGGCGACACGGGCCCCTGCGGCCCCTGCAGTGAGATCCACTTCGATCGCATCGGCGGCCGTGACGCCGCGCACCTCGTCAACATGGACGACCCCAACGTGCTGGAGATCTGGAACCTGGTGTTCATCCAGTTCAACAG GGAGTCGGAGACTGAGCTGAAGCCTCTGCCCAAGAAGAGCATTGACACTGGAATGGGTTTGGAGCGCCTGGTCTCCGTGCTGCAGAACAAGATGTCCAACTACGACACTGACCTCTTCGTACCGTACTTCGAGGCCATCCAGAAG GGCACGGGTGCCAGGCCATACAGCGGGAAGGTGGGTGCGGAAGACGTGGATGGCATCGACATGGCGTACCGTGTGCTGGCAGACCACGCGCGCACCATCACCATCGCCCTCTCCGACGGGGGCCGTCCGGACAACACCGGCCGTGG gtaCGTGCTGCGGAGGATTCTGCGCCGGGCTGTGCGATACTCCCATGAGAAGCTGGGCGCTTCGCGGGGTTTCTTCGCCTCGTTGGTGGACGTGGTAGTGGAATCCCTG ggcGACGCGTTCCCCGAGCTGAGGAAGGACCCTGACATGGTGAAGGATGTCATTAACGAGGAAGAGGTGCAGTTCCTCAAGACGCTCACCAGGGGGCGCCGCATCCTGGACCGGAAGATCCAGAGCCTGGGCGAAAGCAAGATCATCCCAG GGGACACTGCTTGGCTGCTGTACGACACCTACGGCTTCCCCCTGGACCTCACAGTCCTGATCGCCGAGGAGAGAGGCATGACTATCGACCTGGAGAGCTTcgaggaggagaagaaagcgGCGCAG ctgAAGTCCCAGGGCAGGGGAGCTGGGGATGAGGATCACATCATGCTGGATATCTACGCCATAGAGGAGCTACGCAACAAGGGCATCGCGGCCACAGACGACTCGCCGAAATATGGCTACTCCTCTGACAGCTCTGGCAACTATG TGTACGAGCCGGCTGTGGGCACAGTGCAGGCCCTGCGCAGGGAGCGCCAGTTTGTGGAGGAGGCGACGACCGGGCAGGAGTGCGGGGTGCTGCTGGATCGCACCTCCTTCTACGCAGAGCAGGGTGGCCAGACCTTCGACGAGGGCTACCTGCTCCGGGAGGATGACTCCGCAGAGGAT AAGATGGAGTTCACAGTGAAGAACGTGCAGGTGCGGGGGGGCTACGTACTGCACGTGGGCACAGTCTACGGCAGCCTGCGTGTGGGCGACCGTGTGACACTGCAGGTGGACGAG CCTCGGCGGCGGCTGATCATGAGTAATCACACGGCCACGCACATCCTGAACTTCTCCCTGCGCGGGGTGCTGGGTGAGGCCGACCAGCGGGGGTCCCTGGTGGCACCCGACCGCCTGCGCTTCGACTTCACCGCCAAGGGCGCCATGTCGACCGATGAGGTGCACCGCGTGGAAGACATCGCCAACGTCCTGATCAGCGACGCCAAG cCGGTGTACGCCATGGAGGCCCCCCTGGCCGCAGCGAAGGCGATCCAGGGCCTGCGCGCCGTGTTTGACGAGACGTACCCCGACCCCGTGCGCGTCGTGTCCATCGGCCTCCCCGTCCCCGACCTGCTTGCAGACCCCAGCAGCCCCGCCGGCTCCCTCACTTCCATCGAATTCTGCGGCGGAAC ACACCTGCAGAACTCGGGCCACGCAGCGCCCTTCGTCATCGTGTCAGAGGAAGCCATCGCCAAGGGCATCCGACGCATCGTAGCGGTAACCGGCCCCGAGGCACAGAAG gcccagAGGAAGGCAGACTCCCTGCGACAGTCTCTCTCTGCATTGGGGGCAAAGGTCAAGGGTCAGACCACCCCCAACAAGGATGTGCAGAAGGAGATTGCGGACATGACAGAG gcccTGGGGGTGGCAGTGATCTCTCAGTGGCAGAAGGATGAGATGCGGGAGGAGCTGAAGGGGCTGAAGAAGACCATGGATGACCTGGACCGTGCCAGCAAGGCTGACGTGCAGAAAAGG GTGCTGGATAAGACAAAGCAACTGATCGAGAGCAGCCCCAACCAGCCGCTCCTCGTCCTGGAGATGGAGAGTGGAGCCTCTGCCAAG GCGTTGAACGAGTCTCTGAAGCTGCTGAAGACGCAGTCACCCCAGACTGCCGCTATGCTGTTCGCTGTGGACAACGAGGCGGGCAAGATCATCTGCCTGTGCCAGGTGCCCAAG GAGGTGGCGAGCCGCGGGCTGAAGGCCAGTGAGTGGGTGCAGGAGCTCTGCCCCCTGCTGGATGGCAAGGGTGGCGGCAAGGACATGtcagcccaggccacaggcaGGAACACACAGTGCCTGCAGGAGGCGTTACAACTGGCAAACGACTTCGCCAACCTCAAGCTGGGCGACCTTAAGAACTAA